The following are encoded together in the Proteiniphilum saccharofermentans genome:
- a CDS encoding NADP-specific glutamate dehydrogenase, giving the protein MKSSEVLGLLKRRFPNEQEYHQAVEEVVESIEDVYNEHPEFEKANLIERLVIPDKIHSFRVTWVDDKGNVQTNMGYRVQHNNAIGPYKGGIRFHASVSPSILKFLAFEQTFKNALTTLPMGGAKGGSDFSPRGKSDGEVMRFCQAFVEGLWRVIGPNTDVPAGDIGVGGREVGYMFGKYKKLAEEFTGTFTGKGREFGGSLIRPEATGYGNVYFLLEMLKTQNIDIKGKKCLVSGSGNVAQYTCEKLLELGAIPVTLSDSDGYIYDPDGITKEKLEFVMELKNLYRGRIREYAEEYGCKYVPGARPWGEKGDIALPSATQNEIDQADAEALVKNGVIAVSEGANMPSTPEAIAIFQSNKILYAPGKAANAGGVSVSGLEMTQNSERYSWSAEQVDEKLKWIMANIHENCVKYGKESDGYINYVKGANIAGFMKVAKAMMSQGIL; this is encoded by the coding sequence ATGAAATCTTCAGAAGTTTTAGGTCTTCTCAAAAGGCGTTTTCCCAACGAGCAGGAATATCACCAGGCCGTGGAAGAAGTAGTGGAATCCATTGAGGATGTGTACAACGAGCATCCCGAGTTTGAAAAAGCAAACCTGATCGAGCGGTTGGTTATCCCCGATAAGATCCATTCTTTCCGTGTTACATGGGTCGATGATAAGGGTAATGTACAGACCAACATGGGTTACCGGGTACAGCATAACAATGCCATTGGCCCATATAAAGGGGGAATTCGCTTTCACGCTTCGGTGTCGCCTTCTATTTTGAAATTCCTTGCTTTTGAACAGACATTCAAGAATGCACTTACTACATTGCCGATGGGTGGTGCCAAAGGTGGTTCCGACTTTTCACCACGCGGCAAGTCCGACGGGGAAGTGATGCGTTTCTGCCAGGCCTTTGTGGAGGGTCTATGGCGCGTGATCGGTCCCAATACTGATGTACCTGCCGGCGATATCGGCGTAGGTGGCCGTGAAGTGGGTTATATGTTTGGTAAGTACAAGAAGTTGGCCGAAGAATTCACCGGCACATTCACCGGGAAGGGTCGTGAATTTGGCGGATCGCTCATTCGTCCTGAAGCTACCGGCTACGGGAATGTCTATTTTCTGCTGGAGATGCTGAAAACCCAGAATATCGATATCAAAGGAAAAAAATGTCTGGTTTCCGGATCGGGAAACGTGGCCCAATATACCTGCGAGAAACTGTTGGAGTTAGGAGCTATTCCCGTCACCTTGTCCGATTCCGACGGTTATATCTATGATCCGGATGGCATCACGAAAGAGAAACTGGAATTTGTGATGGAACTGAAGAATCTATATCGGGGACGCATCCGCGAATATGCGGAAGAATATGGATGCAAATATGTTCCCGGAGCACGTCCGTGGGGAGAAAAAGGAGATATCGCACTACCTTCGGCCACTCAGAACGAGATCGACCAGGCGGATGCTGAAGCGCTTGTAAAAAACGGTGTGATCGCTGTTTCCGAAGGAGCGAATATGCCGAGCACTCCTGAAGCTATCGCGATTTTCCAGTCGAATAAAATATTGTATGCTCCCGGTAAGGCAGCTAATGCCGGTGGAGTGTCGGTGTCGGGATTGGAAATGACACAAAACTCAGAACGCTACAGTTGGTCGGCAGAACAAGTCGATGAAAAACTGAAATGGATCATGGCCAATATCCACGAAAATTGTGTGAAATACGGTAAAGAGAGCGACGGTTACATTAACTACGTGAAAGGCGCCAATATCGCCGGTTTCATGAAAGTAGCCAAAGCGATGATGAGCCAGGGTATCTTGTAA
- the glmS gene encoding glutamine--fructose-6-phosphate transaminase (isomerizing), with product MCGIVGYIGNRQAYPILIKGLHRLEYRGYDSAGIALIDNEHLKVYKAKGKVDELEQFAQQKDIAGTIGIAHTRWATHGEPNHNNAHPHYSQSEEIAIIHNGIIENYTVLKEGLMKEGYTFQSETDTEVLVQLIEYMKKTNATDLPTAVQLALSQVVGAYAIAVLDKHHPDLIVAARKGSPLVIGIGEDEYFIGSDATPIIEYTNKVTYIGEEEIVTIKRNEPLKIKTIGNIDKTPQIQQLELTLSQLEKGGYPHFMLKEIFEQPHSLSDCMRGRVNVDKDNITLAGFIDNREKFLNAKRIIITACGTSWHAAQIGMYAIEEYARIPVEVEYSSEFRYRKPVIHKNDIVIAISQSGETADTLAAVELAKQHGAFIFGICNVVGSSIPRNTHSGCYTHVGPEIGVASTKAFTAQVTVLTMLAILIGKENGTISHDEYLKLIRELSLIPDKVSEVLKKNDQIAELAKTFTYASNCIYLGRGYNFPIALEGALKLKEISYIHAEGYPAAEMKHGPIALISNEMPVIAIATQSETYGKVLSNIQEIKARKGRIISIVTEGDNIIKNLSSHSIEVPATMPCLAPLLSVIPLQLLAYHIAVVKGCDVDQPRNLAKSVTVE from the coding sequence ATGTGTGGAATAGTCGGATATATCGGGAACAGACAGGCTTACCCCATTTTAATAAAAGGGCTCCACAGGCTCGAGTATCGTGGATATGACAGCGCCGGAATCGCGTTGATCGATAATGAACACCTCAAAGTGTACAAAGCAAAAGGAAAAGTAGACGAATTGGAGCAATTCGCACAACAAAAAGATATCGCAGGAACGATCGGAATCGCGCATACCCGCTGGGCAACCCACGGGGAGCCGAATCATAATAATGCGCACCCTCATTATTCACAATCGGAAGAGATCGCCATCATTCATAACGGGATCATTGAAAACTACACGGTGCTGAAAGAAGGGTTGATGAAAGAGGGATACACATTCCAGAGTGAAACCGATACAGAAGTATTGGTGCAGTTGATAGAATACATGAAGAAAACAAATGCCACCGATCTGCCCACTGCGGTACAGCTGGCATTAAGCCAGGTTGTCGGAGCCTATGCCATTGCCGTTCTCGACAAACATCATCCGGATCTGATCGTGGCAGCCAGAAAGGGTAGCCCTTTGGTGATAGGCATAGGAGAAGATGAATATTTTATAGGTTCCGATGCAACGCCCATCATTGAATATACTAACAAGGTCACCTATATAGGTGAGGAAGAAATTGTCACCATAAAACGGAACGAACCGCTTAAGATAAAGACAATAGGTAATATCGATAAAACTCCGCAGATCCAGCAACTCGAGCTGACTCTCAGTCAACTAGAGAAGGGAGGATACCCCCATTTCATGTTGAAAGAGATATTTGAGCAACCTCACTCCCTGAGTGATTGTATGCGGGGCAGGGTGAATGTCGACAAGGATAATATTACTTTGGCCGGTTTCATCGACAACAGAGAGAAATTTCTGAATGCCAAACGGATTATTATTACTGCCTGCGGTACTTCCTGGCATGCTGCACAGATCGGCATGTACGCAATCGAAGAATATGCCCGGATTCCGGTCGAAGTGGAGTATTCATCTGAATTCCGCTACCGGAAGCCGGTAATCCATAAAAATGATATTGTGATCGCCATCTCACAATCGGGGGAAACTGCCGATACATTGGCAGCGGTAGAACTTGCCAAACAGCACGGAGCATTTATCTTCGGCATTTGTAACGTAGTAGGCTCATCTATTCCGAGAAATACACATTCAGGGTGTTATACCCATGTAGGCCCCGAAATCGGTGTAGCCTCTACAAAAGCCTTTACGGCACAGGTGACCGTCCTCACCATGCTGGCTATCCTTATCGGAAAGGAGAACGGAACAATTTCACACGATGAATACCTGAAACTGATCCGGGAATTAAGCCTGATACCGGACAAAGTAAGTGAAGTATTGAAGAAGAATGACCAGATTGCCGAACTGGCAAAAACGTTTACCTATGCGAGCAACTGTATTTATCTGGGCCGAGGGTACAATTTTCCGATAGCATTGGAGGGAGCTCTGAAACTAAAAGAGATCTCCTATATACATGCCGAGGGTTATCCTGCCGCCGAAATGAAACATGGCCCTATAGCACTTATCAGCAATGAAATGCCGGTTATAGCCATTGCTACCCAATCCGAAACTTACGGGAAAGTGTTGAGCAATATTCAGGAAATAAAAGCCCGTAAAGGAAGGATCATTTCGATAGTCACCGAGGGGGATAATATAATAAAGAATCTTTCATCACATAGCATAGAGGTACCTGCAACCATGCCCTGCTTAGCCCCTCTGCTTTCGGTTATTCCCCTTCAATTGTTGGCCTACCATATTGCGGTGGTAAAAGGATGCGATGTGGATCAGCCTCGAAACCTGGCAAAGTCAGTGACGGTTGAATAA
- a CDS encoding carboxypeptidase-like regulatory domain-containing protein yields the protein MRSVLILGCSLLISVSAFAFTDNNSEKKSKEFTAVDRVENVKALQLTGSVVDDKNKETLAGATIIVDGKKYYSDLEGQFTISDVNPGKYELTVELISYEPYTTEIDLTKNQNLNISLLQK from the coding sequence ATGAGATCTGTATTAATACTCGGTTGCTCTCTATTGATTTCGGTGTCTGCTTTTGCTTTCACTGACAATAACAGCGAAAAGAAAAGTAAAGAGTTCACAGCGGTAGACCGTGTGGAAAATGTGAAAGCGTTACAACTGACCGGCTCAGTTGTAGACGATAAGAACAAAGAGACGCTTGCCGGTGCGACTATTATTGTGGACGGAAAGAAATATTATTCCGACCTTGAGGGTCAATTTACCATCTCAGATGTAAATCCCGGCAAATATGAACTAACGGTTGAATTGATTTCTTACGAACCCTATACAACTGAAATCGACCTTACAAAAAATCAAAACCTTAACATTAGTTTACTGCAAAAATAA
- a CDS encoding inorganic phosphate transporter, whose amino-acid sequence MANDAVNFLNSSIGSKVAPLWVILTVASIGVMIGTMFSSGMMEIARSGVFYPEKFTFPAIMVLFLAVMLTDVILLDLFNTFGLPTSTTVSLVFELLGAAVAVALFSVWTSGSGEHIGEFLNSGKALAIIGGIFISIAIAFVAGSAIMYVSRLIFSFNYAKPFKYLGAIWGGIALTAITYFAIFKGLKGSVLVSHGMLDYLEHNMGTALLYTFIGWTVFMAILQHLFRVKILKVIVLTGTAALAMAFAGNDLVNFIGVSMAGYDSFQIAREVTASGGDINQLHMGRLSEPVVANIWWLLVAGVIMVLALWFSKKSRAVTETEVNLARKGDGVERFSSSPLSRHMVRSSLNFSKSISKIIPASSKNFINKRFEPVELENKASFDLIRASVNLTIAALLISLGTSLKLPLSTTYVTFMVAMGSSLADRAWGRESAVYRINGVLTVVAGWLLTALVAFTASMIVGLFLMWGGKIALAVMVFLVIFILFKSGRLHSKLKSKEQQQQQILSSEQQLVASCNNDVHLMLEKTLSIYKRIVEGLKDEDRKLVKKAMGEAYELYERFKDKRDYEVVPTLESIQLNALDLEQEYVQLVDYSYEITKSLKAITENTFQYIDNNHTAFSKEQIEDLKVIYKILSEAFTEYEKMEKSGDYSQFSQIVNMRETILDLNPKLTKRQIKRVKAGESTTRSSILFLNLVNESKIITLQSSNLMKSHRNFKAQYAKSVSERKSTSLIGKVPLDI is encoded by the coding sequence GTGGCAAACGATGCGGTCAACTTTCTCAATTCGAGTATCGGATCAAAAGTAGCACCCCTTTGGGTGATCCTCACGGTCGCCTCCATAGGAGTGATGATCGGGACGATGTTCTCCAGCGGGATGATGGAGATTGCCCGAAGTGGGGTATTTTATCCGGAGAAATTCACATTCCCGGCTATTATGGTTCTGTTTCTGGCAGTGATGCTTACGGATGTTATTCTGCTTGACCTGTTCAATACGTTTGGATTACCTACTTCTACTACTGTTTCTCTGGTATTCGAACTACTTGGCGCAGCGGTGGCGGTTGCCCTGTTCTCCGTCTGGACTTCAGGATCGGGCGAACACATTGGCGAATTCCTTAACAGCGGGAAAGCCTTGGCTATTATCGGTGGTATATTTATTTCTATCGCTATTGCATTTGTAGCTGGTAGTGCCATTATGTATGTCTCCCGGTTAATATTTTCTTTCAATTATGCCAAGCCGTTTAAATATCTGGGCGCCATCTGGGGAGGTATTGCGCTTACAGCGATTACTTACTTTGCCATTTTTAAGGGATTAAAAGGAAGCGTGCTGGTAAGCCATGGTATGCTTGATTATCTGGAACATAATATGGGAACTGCCCTTCTGTATACTTTTATCGGATGGACGGTGTTCATGGCGATACTCCAACATCTTTTCCGCGTAAAGATACTGAAAGTGATTGTGCTGACCGGAACCGCTGCATTGGCAATGGCATTTGCCGGGAACGACCTGGTGAATTTTATCGGTGTATCCATGGCCGGCTACGATTCATTCCAGATAGCGCGGGAAGTGACTGCTTCAGGAGGTGATATCAATCAACTCCATATGGGTCGGTTGTCAGAACCGGTCGTCGCCAATATCTGGTGGTTGCTGGTTGCCGGAGTGATCATGGTGTTGGCACTTTGGTTTTCCAAAAAATCCCGGGCAGTCACCGAAACGGAAGTAAATCTTGCCCGGAAAGGAGACGGAGTGGAGCGATTCTCCTCATCACCTCTTTCACGTCACATGGTAAGGAGCAGCCTCAATTTTAGTAAATCGATCAGTAAGATAATACCTGCATCATCAAAAAATTTCATTAATAAACGATTCGAACCGGTAGAACTGGAAAACAAAGCCTCTTTCGATTTGATACGGGCATCCGTCAATCTTACTATTGCGGCTTTGTTGATCTCGCTCGGGACATCGTTGAAATTACCTTTGTCCACCACTTATGTTACTTTTATGGTGGCAATGGGAAGCTCCCTGGCCGACCGGGCCTGGGGACGGGAAAGCGCCGTGTACCGGATTAACGGGGTTCTTACGGTGGTAGCGGGTTGGCTACTGACAGCATTGGTAGCTTTCACTGCCTCCATGATCGTGGGGTTATTCCTGATGTGGGGTGGTAAGATCGCCCTCGCTGTCATGGTGTTCCTGGTTATCTTTATCCTGTTTAAATCGGGTAGATTACACTCTAAACTGAAATCCAAAGAACAGCAGCAACAACAAATCCTTTCCAGCGAACAACAACTGGTTGCATCCTGTAATAATGACGTGCACCTGATGCTGGAAAAAACGCTTTCGATCTATAAACGTATAGTAGAAGGATTGAAAGATGAGGATAGAAAGCTTGTAAAGAAGGCGATGGGTGAAGCCTATGAGTTGTATGAAAGATTCAAGGATAAACGGGATTATGAGGTGGTACCCACGCTGGAAAGCATACAACTCAATGCATTGGATCTTGAACAGGAATATGTGCAGTTGGTAGACTACTCCTATGAGATTACCAAATCATTGAAAGCAATAACAGAGAATACATTCCAGTATATCGACAATAATCACACCGCATTCTCAAAAGAGCAGATTGAAGACCTGAAGGTCATTTATAAAATTCTTTCTGAAGCGTTTACAGAGTACGAAAAAATGGAAAAATCAGGTGATTACAGCCAATTTAGTCAGATAGTGAATATGCGGGAAACTATCCTGGATTTGAATCCCAAATTAACCAAACGTCAGATTAAACGGGTGAAAGCAGGAGAGTCGACTACCAGGAGCAGCATCCTTTTCCTGAATCTGGTCAATGAATCGAAAATCATCACACTGCAATCAAGTAACCTGATGAAGTCCCACCGTAACTTCAAGGCACAATACGCCAAGTCGGTATCAGAAAGAAAAAGCACATCGTTGATAGGTAAGGTTCCTCTTGATATTTAA
- a CDS encoding toxin-antitoxin system YwqK family antitoxin, with protein sequence MKNKIWLFLAGFCMIVVLPAQKPQDTPQLYQSGGVYYRDRAQTELYTGDYREYYDNNTIKLEMQIKNGLPEGPYIVYFENRKPKEVRSYKNGKLHGLWRNYDLSGQLISEAEYRNGQKHGTWRIWDELGTQRYEMNYYDGKKTGIWKMWNDKGELTDEKRY encoded by the coding sequence ATGAAGAATAAAATATGGCTATTCCTGGCCGGTTTTTGTATGATTGTGGTTCTGCCGGCACAGAAACCGCAGGATACGCCGCAGTTGTACCAATCGGGGGGAGTTTATTATCGGGACAGGGCGCAGACGGAACTCTATACAGGAGATTACCGGGAATATTATGATAATAATACCATCAAATTGGAAATGCAAATAAAAAACGGCCTGCCCGAAGGTCCTTATATTGTCTATTTCGAAAACCGGAAGCCCAAAGAGGTGCGTTCCTATAAAAATGGGAAACTACATGGTCTGTGGAGGAATTATGACTTATCGGGGCAGCTGATCTCCGAAGCTGAATACAGGAACGGACAAAAGCATGGGACATGGCGGATCTGGGATGAATTGGGAACACAACGGTATGAAATGAACTACTATGACGGTAAAAAGACCGGGATCTGGAAAATGTGGAATGATAAAGGAGAGTTGACAGATGAGAAAAGATATTGA